In Arachis stenosperma cultivar V10309 chromosome 1, arast.V10309.gnm1.PFL2, whole genome shotgun sequence, one DNA window encodes the following:
- the LOC130966272 gene encoding N-acylphosphatidylethanolamine synthase isoform X1, translating to MARTMEWAARAEHLGGVPRKLVIGAVGAFAKTVSCLMNRTTVHNADTLFRLVRSRTPGVPLITVSNHMSTLDDPAMWGFRGFPIFNTKLARWVLTAEDICFKNAVHSYIFRVGKCIPITRGGGIYQEHMNEALERLNDGEWVHTFPEGKVYQDDAPIRRLKWGTASLIVRAPKTPIILPIVHHGFQEVMPENYMFGRRPPVPLCNKKIDIIIGDPVQFDLPAMRQMAISESRNAKFPTSGWPSTPDGLDEAAQKCLYSAISEQIRAAMDRLRSFRKKILKS from the exons ATGGCGCGGACGATGGAGTGGGCGGCGAGGGCGGAGCACTTGGGAGGAGTGCCTCGGAAGCTGGTGATAGGCGCAGTTGGCGCATTCGCCAAAACGGTGTCGTGTCTTATGAACAGAACCACCGTTCACAACGCCGACACTCTCTTCCGCCTCGTTCGTTCTAGAACCCCCGGCGTCCCCTTAATCACCGTCAGCAACCACATGTCCAC GTTGGATGATCCGGCTATGTGGGGATTCAGGGGCTTTCCCATCTTTAATACCAAGTTAGCTCGATGGGTGCTAACTGCTGAAGATATATGCTTTAAGAATGCAGTGCATTCATATATTTTTCGGGTTG GGAAATGCATACCTATTACAAGAGGTGGTGGAATTTATCAAGAGCACATGAATGAAGCTCTTGAGCGCTTAAATGATGGAGAATGG GTGCATACATTTCCAGAAGGAAAAGTGTACCAAGACGATGCACCAATTAGGCGATTAAAATGGGGGACTGCTAGTCTAATTGTCCGTGCACCAAAAACTCCAATTATATTGCCAATTGTCCATCATGGTTTTCAAGAG GTGATGCCAGAGAATTATATGTTTGGTAGACGGCCTCCTGTACCATTGTGTAATAAGAAAATTGACATAATTATTGGTGATCCGGTTCAATTTGACCTTCCAGCAATGAGGCAAATGGCTATTTCCGAGTCTCGCAATGCAAAATTTCCTACTAGTGGGTGGCCCAGCACTCCAGATGGTCTGGATGAAGCAGCGCAGAAATGTCTCTACTCTGCAATTTCAGAGCAAATCCGTGCTGCCATGGACCGACTAAGGAGTTTTCGTAAAAAAATTCTCAAGTCATAG
- the LOC130966272 gene encoding N-acylphosphatidylethanolamine synthase isoform X2, whose translation MARTMEWAARAEHLGGVPRKLVIGAVGAFAKTVSCLMNRTTVHNADTLFRLVRSRTPGVPLITVSNHMSTLDDPAMWGFRGFPIFNTKLARWVLTAEDICFKNAVHSYIFRVGKCIPITRGGGIYQEHMNEALERLNDGEWVHTFPEGKVYQDDAPIRRLKWGTASLIVRAPKTPIILPIVHHGFQERIICLVDGLLYHCVIRKLT comes from the exons ATGGCGCGGACGATGGAGTGGGCGGCGAGGGCGGAGCACTTGGGAGGAGTGCCTCGGAAGCTGGTGATAGGCGCAGTTGGCGCATTCGCCAAAACGGTGTCGTGTCTTATGAACAGAACCACCGTTCACAACGCCGACACTCTCTTCCGCCTCGTTCGTTCTAGAACCCCCGGCGTCCCCTTAATCACCGTCAGCAACCACATGTCCAC GTTGGATGATCCGGCTATGTGGGGATTCAGGGGCTTTCCCATCTTTAATACCAAGTTAGCTCGATGGGTGCTAACTGCTGAAGATATATGCTTTAAGAATGCAGTGCATTCATATATTTTTCGGGTTG GGAAATGCATACCTATTACAAGAGGTGGTGGAATTTATCAAGAGCACATGAATGAAGCTCTTGAGCGCTTAAATGATGGAGAATGG GTGCATACATTTCCAGAAGGAAAAGTGTACCAAGACGATGCACCAATTAGGCGATTAAAATGGGGGACTGCTAGTCTAATTGTCCGTGCACCAAAAACTCCAATTATATTGCCAATTGTCCATCATGGTTTTCAAGAG AGAATTATATGTTTGGTAGACGGCCTCCTGTACCATTGTGTAATAAGAAAATTGACATAA